The Mastacembelus armatus chromosome 9, fMasArm1.2, whole genome shotgun sequence genome contains a region encoding:
- the tpcn1 gene encoding two pore calcium channel protein 1, which yields MDPDDDVPLILTWDEANSGLLSEDTERGDENGGGGNYDIVNNSVVSTSGPQNYRAQNVSLRQSWEMNYQEAAIYLQEGENNDKFFSHPRHPKALAAYLFAHNHVFYMMELLTGLLLMMLSLCEAPAVPSLRLDVYVHATLELLALVMVAFELCMKLRWLGFHTFIRHKRTMVKTCVLLLQFVEAIVVLIRQTSHVRVTRALRPIFLVDCRYCGAVRRNLRQIFQSLPPFIDILLLLFFFMVTFAILGFCVFSPNTADPYFNTLENSLVSLFVLLTTANFPDVMMPAYSKNRWSCIFFIVYLSIELYFIMNLLLAVVFDTFNDVEKMKFKSLLLHKRSAIDHAFQLLVSRQRPMGVSLKQFDGLMRFYRPRMSARDRFLTYKALNTSGAPMLSLQDFYKFYEVTGLKWKARRSGEHWFDDLPHTTFLIFKGINLLVKSKAFQYAMYVVVAINGVWILVETYMLNSEFSWSKFVPWSYIVFLTIYGVEVLLKLTGLGPMAYFSSGWNLFNFSVTVFAFLGLIALAFNMEPFYFIVVLRPLQLLRLFKLKQRYRNVLDTMFELFPRMASLGLTLIIFYYSFAIVGMEFFADVVYPNCCNTSTVADSYRQINITYGNKTVLEEGYYYLNNFNNILSSFVTLFELTVVNNWYITMEGVTSMTSHWSRLYFMTFYIVTMVVMTIIVAFILDAFVFRMNYSRKNREPLENPEDENGIVFEVAVGRDEALATLELYKQMCPGPSSLSSLQRVLQAMDKSGHTSLVYLGRRSRTKSDLSMKMYEEEIQEWYAEYSRENLPQPDQCLERELDNPVSDISPFPEPQLNSQTGFHSIN from the exons GAGGGGGAGAACAATGATAAGTTCTTCTCCCACCCTCGACACCCAAAGGCACTGGCAGCGTACCTGTTTGCCCACAACCATGTGTTCTACATGATGGAGCTGCTGACAGGCTTGCTGCTGATGATGCTGTCGCTTTGTGAAGCTCCCGCCGTGCCATCACTGCGCTTAGATGTCTAC GTCCATGCCACTCTGGAGCTGCTGGCTTTGGTTATGGTTGCATTTGAGCTATGCATGAAACTCCGCTGGTTAGGCTTCCACACCTTCATACGGCACAAAAGGACGATGGTGAAG ACGTGCGTGTTGCTGCTACAGTTTGTGGAGGCCATAGTGGTTCTGATCAGACAGACGTCTCATGTGCGAGTGACCAGAGCTCTCAGACCCATATTTCTGGTGGACTGTAGATACTGTGGTGCCGTGCGCAG AAACTTGCGTCAGATCTTCCAGTCCCTACCACCTTTCATCGACATtctcctgctgctttttttcttcatggTTACATTTGCTATCTTGG gtTTTTGCGTCTTCTCTCCGAACACTGCGGACCCG TACTTCAACACTCTGGAAAACAGCCTTGTCAGTCTGTTCGTGCTGCTGACCACAGCAAA TTTTCCTGATGTGATGATGCCAGCATATTCCAAGAACCGCTGGTCCTGCATCTTCTTCATTGTTTACCTCTCCATAGAGCTATACTTCATCATGAACCTG CTCCTGGCTGTGGTGTTTGACACATTTAATGATGTTGAGAAGATGAAGTTTAAATCTCTCTTGCTTCACAAACGCTCTGCCATCGACCATGCCTTTCAGCTCTTAGTTAGCCGGCAG AGGCCGATGGGCGTATCGCTGAAACAGTTTGATGGCCTGATGCGTTTTTACAGACCACGAATGTCTGCAAGAGACCGCTTCCTTACATATAAAGCTCTCAACACCTCAGGGGCACCTATGCTCAG TCTACAGGACTTTTATAAGTTCTATGAGGTCACTGGGCTTAAATGGAAG GCACGACGCAGTGGAGAACACTGGTTTGATGACCTTCCACACACAACCTTCCTTATTTTCAAAG GCATCAACTTACTTGTGAAGTCCAAGGCCTTCCAGTATGCCATGT ATGTGGTGGTAGCCATCAATGGTGTGTGGATCCTCGTGGAGACGTACATGCTGAACA GTGAATTTTCCTGGTCCAAATTTGTTCCCTGGAGCTACATTGTTTTCCTGACCA TTTATGGTGTAGAGGTGCTACTGAAATTAACAGGTTTGGGGCCAATGGCGTATTTCAGCTCCGGTTGGAATCT GTTTAACTTCTCAGTGACAGTGTTTGCCTTCCTGGGCCTGATTGCTCTCGCCTTCAATATGGAGCCCTTTTACTTTATAGTAGTGCTCCGACCACTTCAGCTGCTCAG GTTGTTTAAGTTAAAGCAGCGGTATCGTAACGTGCTGGACACCATGTTTGAGCTCTTCCCCAGGATGGCAAGTCTGGGGCTGACATTAATCATCTTCTACTACTCTTTTGCGATTGTGGGAATGGAGTTCTTTGCAGATGTGGTTTACCCTAATTGCTGCAA TACAAGCACAGTGGCAGACTCCTACAGACAGATTAACATCACATACGGCAACAAAACAGTGTTGGAAGAAGGCTACTATTATCTCAATAACTTCAACAACATTCTCAGCAGCTTtg TGACTCTCTTTGAATTGACTGTGGTAAACAACTGGTACATCACCAtg GAAGGAGTGACCTCTATGACAAGCCACTGGAGCCGTCTGTACTTCATGACCTTTTACATTGTTACCATG GTGGTGATGACCATCATTGTGGCGTTCATTCTGGATGCGTTTGTGTTCCGCATGAACTACAGCCGCAAGAACAGGGAACCACTGGAGAACCCAGAGG ATGAGAATGGGATAGTGTTTGAAGTAGCAGTGGGTCGTGATGAAGCTCTCGCCACTTTGGAGCTGTACAAACAGATGTGTCCAGGACCATCCTCCCTCAGCTCTCTGCAAAGAGTCCTACAAGCTATGGACAAGAGTGGA CACACATCTCTGGTGTACCTGGGTCGCAGGTCTAGGACGAAGAGTGACCTCAGTATGAAAATGTATGAAGAAGAGATACAG GAATGGTATGCAGAATATTCAAGGGAAAACCTGCCTCAACCAGACCAATGCCTGGAGCGGGAACTGGACAACCCTGTCTCAGACATATCTCCCTTTCCAGAGCCTCAGCTCAACTCACAGACTGGATTTCACAGCATCAACTAG
- the LOC113139485 gene encoding acyl-CoA dehydrogenase family member 11 produces the protein MSVYTALLNRSVAAGCSRVWGAAPRPLLHIRSASVAEPGTRRSDDEQLWEASSFLPFSRARIGSFFQETPVLKNPFLEDALLRGYLRRHLPQGAVLSDLCAFGERVAIEVDKWGRECEVNPPRLVHFDPWGRRVDHIVTSPAWKRMKDLSAQEGLVAIGYERSFGEWSRVYQMSKLYIFSPSAGLYTCPLAMTDGAAKVIQSIGVSWPVDEAFSRLTTRQSERFWTSGQWMTERQGGSDVATGTETVAVSQTDGSYKLHGFKWFTSATDADMTLTLARVQDRTGATTPGSRGLSLFYAEVSRDEDGRLKGIEVQRLKDKLGTRQVPTAELLLDGLPAHRISEEGRGVPCIANMLTITRIHNSISAAAAMRRVVQLARDYATRRTAFGKLLRDHPLHMQTLARMEVETHGAFLLSMDVCRLLGQEESGVATQLDTHLLRLLTPVVKLYTGKQAVAVVSEGLESFGGQGYIEDTGLPGLLRDAQVLSIWEGTTNVLSLDVLRCVARTSGMVLHAYFTHVKSLLAGVSSVSTLAPAVKAVDGALSQLQMFVQEAATREPGYLDLAARDLAYSLARIYAGALLIDHACWKEASASDTYAALRWCEQDLCPVVTKQARGCYDPSTPPLDSALVYDQPAQD, from the exons ATGTCAGTGTACACAGCTCTCCTGAACCGCAGTGTagctgcaggctgcagcagGGTGTGGGGTGCTGCTCCTCGACCTCTTCTCCACATCAGATCTGCCAGTGTAGCAGAGCCGGGCACAAGAAGATCTGATGACGAACAACTGTGGGAGGCATCAAGCTTCTTGCCGTTCTCCAGAGCCAGGATTGGATCTTTCTTTCAAGAAACCCCGGTGCTGAAAAACCCATTTCTGGAGGATGCTTTGCTCAGAGGGTACCTGAGGAGACACCTGCCCCAGGGG GCAGTTCTTTCAGATTTGTGTGCATTTGGAGAGCGGGTAGCGATAGAGGTGGATAAGTGGGGTAGAGAGTGTGAGGTCAACCCTCCACGCTTAGTGCACTTTGACCCATGGGGGCGCAGAGTGGACCACATTGTGACCTCCCCAGCCTGGAAACGCATGAAAGACCTTTCGGCACAGGAAGGACTGGTTGCCATTGGTTATGAGAGGTCATTTGGAGAGTGGAG TCGTGTGTACCAAATGAGCAAGCTGTACATCTTCTCACCCTCCGCTGGTCTGTACACCTGTCCACTGGCCATGACTGATGGAGCTGCTAAAGTcatccag TCCATAGGTGTTTCATGGCCTGTGGATGAAGCCTTCAGTCGTTTAACCACCCGTCAGTCAGAACGTTTCTGGACGTCTGGACAGTGGATGACTGAAAGACAGGGAGGATCTGATGTTG CGACCGGCACAGAGACGGTGGCTGTTTCCCAAACAGACGGTTCATACAAACTACACGGCTTCAAGTGGTTCACTTCTGCTACAGATGCGGACATGACTCTCACACTGGCCAGAGTGCAGGACAGAACGGGGGCAACCACACCT GGCAGCAGGGGTTTGTCTCTGTTCTATGCAGAGGTGAGTCGAGACGAGGACGGTCGGCTGAAGGGTATAGAGGTCCAGAGACTGAAGGACAAGCTGGGTACAAGACAAGTACCGACTGCTGAGTTGCTGCTGGACGGCCTGCCGGCACACAGG ATCTCTGAGGAAGGGAGAGGTGTTCCCTGCATAGCTAACATGCTGACAATAACGAGGATCCACAACAgcatctctgcagcagctgcaatGAGAAG GGTGGTCCAGTTAGCTCGTGATTATGCCACTCGCCGCACTGCTTTTGGAAAGCTTCTTAGAGACCACCCactgcacatgcaaacactcgCTAGGATGGAG GTAGAGACTCATGGCGCGTTCCTTCTGTCGATGGATGTGTGTCGTCTACTGGGCCAAGAGGAAAGTGGAGTGGCAACCCAGCTTGATACACACCTCCTGCGTCTGCTCACGCCTGTGGTCAAACTGTACACTGGGAAGCAG GCGGTGGCTGTGGTGTCAGAGGGGTTGGAAAGCTTTGGTGGTCAGGGCTACATCGAGGATACTGGGTTGCCTGGACTACTTCGGGATGCACAG gtgttaAGTATATGGGAAGGTACAACAAACGTTCTGTCTCTGGATGTTCTGCGCTGTGTTGCTCGTACCTCAGGAATGGTTCTTCACGCATACTTTACCCATGTCAAG TCCCTGCTTGCAGGTGTATCAAGTGTATCCACACTGGCTCCAGCTGTAAAAGCTGTAGATGGTGCACTGTCacagctgcagatgtttgttCAAGAAGCAGCAACCAGAGAACCGGGCTACTTGGACCTGGCAGCCAGGGACCTGGCATACAGCCTGGCTCGCATCTACGCAG gtgcCCTTCTCATTGACCATGCATGCTGGAAAGAAGCCTCCGCATCTGACACCTATGCAGCtctgag GTGGTGTGAACAGGACTTGTGTCCTGTGGTGACTAAACAGGCCAGAGGCTGCTACGATCCCAGCACTCCACCACTTGATTCTGCACTGGTGTACGACCAGCCGGCCCAAGACTGA
- the slc8b1 gene encoding mitochondrial sodium/calcium exchanger protein isoform X2 gives MSFAVFLVVVLCLQRVQSSVLRNQPGVGLSGRAADNMFARMAQDSNDECDRVMNLSAADRCDFVKNTADCNMEDGFISYLRLAFCLLPPNLTPLTITLCIIWLFFLFIILGLTASKFFCPNLSAISTSLHLTHNVAGVTFLALGNGAPDIFSAMAAFSRPHTAGLAVGALFGAGIFVTTVVAGSVALVKPFAVASRPFLRDVIFYMVAVFWTFLILYRGTTTLGETLGYLGLYVVYVCTVMVSAYIYNRQKHSVNGSVQNVAHIPAELHSSDTSDDEVPCLSGGSIQQEYEAEYRPLLPYSESTSQILLSSLNPVDNRKWRRKPWSWRVLKVLKTPLEVLLLLCIPVVDPDKEDKNWRRPLNCLHLITAPLVCVLAFQSGIYGDYMIQGQFPLWLLTLLLGLFLSAIVFCTTANDRPPRYHPLFALLGFVVSAVLISAAASEVVSLLHMLGVVLSLSNTVLGLTLLAWGNSIGDCFADITIARQGYPRMAISACFGGIIFNMLFGVGLGCLVQMVKTHSDVQDLWVCLWSCPSSSFHCATSTWVGPTGFFSWSSIPSSLSLHCLLSLASSTLYSPDTVASLK, from the exons ATGTCTTTCGCTGTTTTCCTGGTGGTGGTGTTGTGTCTCCAGCGCGTCCAGTCCAGTGTGCTCCGGAACCAGCCTGGTGTCGGATTATCCGGACGGGCCGCGGACAACATGTTTGCCAGGATGGCTCAGGACAGCAACGACGAG TGCGATCGTGTGATGAATCTCAGTGCTGCAGACCGATGCGACTTCGTGAAGAACACAGCAGACTGTAACATGGAAGATGGCTTCATCAGCTACCTTCGTTTGGCCTTCTGTCTGCTGCCTCCTAACCTCACACCTCTCACCATCACCCTCTGT ATTATATGGCTGTTCTTTCTGTTCATCATTCTTGGGCTCACAGCGTCTAAGTT TTTCTGTCCCAACTTATCGGCCATCTCTACTAGTCTGCACCTCACTCACAATGTGGCT GGTGTGACGTTTCTGGCTCTTGGTAATGGAGCTCCTGACATCTTCAGTGCCATGGCAGCTTTCTCCCGCCCACATACTGCTGGGCTTGCTGTCGGAGCTTTATTTG GAGCTGGTATTTTTGTTACTACAGTAGTTGCAGGCAGTGTGGCCTTGGTCAAGCCTTTTGCTGTGGCCTCCCGTCCGTTTCTGCGTGATGTCATTTTCTACATGGTTGCAGTGTTTTGGACATTCCTGATTCTGTACAGAGGAACCACAACACTGGGAGAAACACTAg gCTACCTGGGCCTCTATGTggtgtatgtatgtacagttATGGTTAGTGCCTACATCTACAACCGTCAAAAACATTCAGTGAATGGGTCGGTCCAGAATGTGGCACATATTCCAG CGGAGCTTCACTCGTCCGACACGTCTGACGATGAGGTTCCCTGTCTGAGTGGTGGAAGCATCCAGCAGGAGTATG AGGCAGAGTACAGGCCACTTCTGCCGTACTCTGAGTCCACGAGTCAGATCCTGCTGAGCTCTTTGAACCCGGTGGACAACAGAAAGTGGAGGAGGAAACCATGGAGCTGGAGAGTACTAAAAGTGCTAAAG ACACCTCTAGAGGTCCTGCTCCTGCTCTGCATCCCTGTGGTCGATCCTGATAAAGAAGACAAAAACTGGAGACGCCCACTAAACTGCCTTCATCTGATCACTGCTCCACTGGTGTGTGTGCTTGCCTTCCAGTCTGGAATAT ATGGAGATTATATGATTCAAGGGCAGTTTCCCCTTTGGCTACTGACTCTTCTGCTGGGACTTTTCCTGTCTGCTATTGTCTTCTGCACCACAGCCAATGACCGGCCTCCCAGATATCACCCA TTGTTTGCTCTTCTGGGCTTTGTTGTGAGTGCAGTATTAATCAGCGCAGCAGCCTCTGAAGTGGTCAGTCTTCTGCACATGCTCGGTGTGGTGCTGAGTCTCAGCAACACTGTGCTGGGATTGACGCTATTGGCCTGGGGCAACAGCATAGGAG ACTGTTTCGCTGACATAACAATCGCCCGACAGGGTTACCCACGGATGGCCATATCTGCCTGCTTTGGAGGCATCATTTTCA ACATGTTGTTTGGAGTGGGTTTGGGATGTCTGGTGCAAATGGTCAAAACCCACTCTGATGTGCAG GATCTCTGGGTTTGTCTTTGGTCCTGTCCTTCATCGTCGTTCCACTGTGCAACTTCCACTTGGGTCGGACCTACGGGATTTTTCTCTTGGTCTTCTATACCATCTTCCTTGTCATTGCATTGCTTACTGAGTTTGGCATCATCCACATTGTATAGTCCTGACACTGTGGCCAGTCTGAAATAA
- the slc8b1 gene encoding mitochondrial sodium/calcium exchanger protein isoform X1, with protein MSFAVFLVVVLCLQRVQSSVLRNQPGVGLSGRAADNMFARMAQDSNDECDRVMNLSAADRCDFVKNTADCNMEDGFISYLRLAFCLLPPNLTPLTITLCIIWLFFLFIILGLTASKFFCPNLSAISTSLHLTHNVAGVTFLALGNGAPDIFSAMAAFSRPHTAGLAVGALFGAGIFVTTVVAGSVALVKPFAVASRPFLRDVIFYMVAVFWTFLILYRGTTTLGETLGYLGLYVVYVCTVMVSAYIYNRQKHSVNGSVQNVAHIPAELHSSDTSDDEVPCLSGGSIQQEYEAEYRPLLPYSESTSQILLSSLNPVDNRKWRRKPWSWRVLKVLKTPLEVLLLLCIPVVDPDKEDKNWRRPLNCLHLITAPLVCVLAFQSGIYGDYMIQGQFPLWLLTLLLGLFLSAIVFCTTANDRPPRYHPLFALLGFVVSAVLISAAASEVVSLLHMLGVVLSLSNTVLGLTLLAWGNSIGDCFADITIARQGYPRMAISACFGGIIFNMLFGVGLGCLVQMVKTHSDVQFEPGGLLTWILTGSLGLSLVLSFIVVPLCNFHLGRTYGIFLLVFYTIFLVIALLTEFGIIHIV; from the exons ATGTCTTTCGCTGTTTTCCTGGTGGTGGTGTTGTGTCTCCAGCGCGTCCAGTCCAGTGTGCTCCGGAACCAGCCTGGTGTCGGATTATCCGGACGGGCCGCGGACAACATGTTTGCCAGGATGGCTCAGGACAGCAACGACGAG TGCGATCGTGTGATGAATCTCAGTGCTGCAGACCGATGCGACTTCGTGAAGAACACAGCAGACTGTAACATGGAAGATGGCTTCATCAGCTACCTTCGTTTGGCCTTCTGTCTGCTGCCTCCTAACCTCACACCTCTCACCATCACCCTCTGT ATTATATGGCTGTTCTTTCTGTTCATCATTCTTGGGCTCACAGCGTCTAAGTT TTTCTGTCCCAACTTATCGGCCATCTCTACTAGTCTGCACCTCACTCACAATGTGGCT GGTGTGACGTTTCTGGCTCTTGGTAATGGAGCTCCTGACATCTTCAGTGCCATGGCAGCTTTCTCCCGCCCACATACTGCTGGGCTTGCTGTCGGAGCTTTATTTG GAGCTGGTATTTTTGTTACTACAGTAGTTGCAGGCAGTGTGGCCTTGGTCAAGCCTTTTGCTGTGGCCTCCCGTCCGTTTCTGCGTGATGTCATTTTCTACATGGTTGCAGTGTTTTGGACATTCCTGATTCTGTACAGAGGAACCACAACACTGGGAGAAACACTAg gCTACCTGGGCCTCTATGTggtgtatgtatgtacagttATGGTTAGTGCCTACATCTACAACCGTCAAAAACATTCAGTGAATGGGTCGGTCCAGAATGTGGCACATATTCCAG CGGAGCTTCACTCGTCCGACACGTCTGACGATGAGGTTCCCTGTCTGAGTGGTGGAAGCATCCAGCAGGAGTATG AGGCAGAGTACAGGCCACTTCTGCCGTACTCTGAGTCCACGAGTCAGATCCTGCTGAGCTCTTTGAACCCGGTGGACAACAGAAAGTGGAGGAGGAAACCATGGAGCTGGAGAGTACTAAAAGTGCTAAAG ACACCTCTAGAGGTCCTGCTCCTGCTCTGCATCCCTGTGGTCGATCCTGATAAAGAAGACAAAAACTGGAGACGCCCACTAAACTGCCTTCATCTGATCACTGCTCCACTGGTGTGTGTGCTTGCCTTCCAGTCTGGAATAT ATGGAGATTATATGATTCAAGGGCAGTTTCCCCTTTGGCTACTGACTCTTCTGCTGGGACTTTTCCTGTCTGCTATTGTCTTCTGCACCACAGCCAATGACCGGCCTCCCAGATATCACCCA TTGTTTGCTCTTCTGGGCTTTGTTGTGAGTGCAGTATTAATCAGCGCAGCAGCCTCTGAAGTGGTCAGTCTTCTGCACATGCTCGGTGTGGTGCTGAGTCTCAGCAACACTGTGCTGGGATTGACGCTATTGGCCTGGGGCAACAGCATAGGAG ACTGTTTCGCTGACATAACAATCGCCCGACAGGGTTACCCACGGATGGCCATATCTGCCTGCTTTGGAGGCATCATTTTCA ACATGTTGTTTGGAGTGGGTTTGGGATGTCTGGTGCAAATGGTCAAAACCCACTCTGATGTGCAG TTTGAACCAGGAGGGTTACTGACGTGGATTCTCACAGGATCTCTGGGTTTGTCTTTGGTCCTGTCCTTCATCGTCGTTCCACTGTGCAACTTCCACTTGGGTCGGACCTACGGGATTTTTCTCTTGGTCTTCTATACCATCTTCCTTGTCATTGCATTGCTTACTGAGTTTGGCATCATCCACATTGTATAG